From a region of the Mytilus galloprovincialis chromosome 3, xbMytGall1.hap1.1, whole genome shotgun sequence genome:
- the LOC143069625 gene encoding uncharacterized protein LOC143069625 encodes MASHGEVVIAVVLILSHQVLMKPTEVEKENKAVTNLEKELESQKPKITKSSENSEDNDDEEWGNAAKGIDVGNVIRDVLLTLRDHPEIVRKLIADEERSLAKQVLSSEHDTVLSDKDDIVLPRDFQLPPPQLQQAPKRVVKKMGSYNEMNKRQKENPEETIDMTFPVEGGSFEADHNINQDSDEMKLIKDIDDTEQLKEGGSNQITYSDLKRSHDSSKEDEDSKSDESHASEELSKAEYWKTYKNNGNQRHKPRQHKSRNWKEHKEMNSDESSDKISKEAEVWKKHKANNEKQETDQSKGEFWKNYGKHKDSGSNSESSEDKDNVDSPELSDTDSNDRSSKGKSGSRSSDSIDSDENENELYKLTKEEKHRSVM; translated from the exons ATGGCATCACATGGCGAGGTGGTCATAGCAGTGGTGTTAATTCTATCACACCAGG TTTTGATGAAACCTACTGAAGTGGAAAAGGAAAACAAAGCT GTGACAAACTTGGAAAAAGAACTGGAATCACAAAagccaaaaataacaaaatcatcaGAAAACAGTGAGGACAATGACGATGAAGAATGGGGGAATGCTGCCAAAGGAATAGACGTAGGAAATGTTATCAGAGATGTATTGTTAACGCTCAGAGACCATCCAGAAATCGTCAGAAAGCTAATAGCTG acgaGGAAAGAAGCCTAGCAAAACAGGTTTTGTCATCTGAACACGACACAGTACTATCTGATAAGGATGATATAGTACTCCCAAGAGACTTTCAGTTACCACCGCCACAACTCCAACAG GCTCCAAAGAGGGTTGTAAAAAAGATGGGATCATACAATG AAATGAACAAACGACAGAAGGAGAATCCAGAAGAGACTATAGATATGACATTTCCAGTAGAAGGTGGTTCGTTTGAAGCTGATCATAATATAAACCAGGATTCAGATGAAATGAAACTGATCAAAGATATCGATGATACGGAACAGCTTAAAGAGGGTGGTTCAAATCAAATCACATATTCTGATCTTAAACGAAGTCATGACTCATCG AAAGAGGATGAAGACTCTAAATCGGATGAAAGCCATGCCTCTGAAGAATTGTCTAAAGCAGAATACTGGAAGACATACAAAAATAATGGAAATCAAAGACACAAACCAAGGCAGCACAAATCTCGGAATTGGAAGGAACACAAAGAAATGAATTCAGATGAAAGTTCAGACAAAATTTCAAAAGAAGCTGAGGTCTGGAAAAAACATAAAGCAAACAACGAGAAACAAGAGACCGACCAGAGCAAGGGTGAATTCTGGAAGAACTATGGTAAACATAAGGACAGTGGAAGCAATTCAGAATCATCAGAGGACAAAGATAATGTAGACAGCCCAGAACTTAGTGATACTGACAGCAATGATAGATCCTCTAAAGGCAAATCAGGTAGCAGATCATCTGACAGCATAGACAGTGATGAAAACGAG AATGAGCTGTACAAGTTGACAAAGGAAGAGAAGCACAGATCTGTAATGTGA